TCTTCCCGTGCCGGATGCCGGTGAGCAGGGTGAGCTCATCGGCCTCAAACTTCATGCGGGCACCGCGTCCGTAGCCGAGTCGGCGACGTGCAAGCTGCTCGGCGATCTCTTCCCGGGTCACGGAGACACCGGCGGGCATGTGTTCAAGCAGGGCAATCAGGGCCTGACCGTGGGATTCCCCTGCTGTGGTCCATCGAAGCATGCGGCCATTGTCTCACGTGGGGCTGCCGGGTGATGTCAAGACTCCCTGACATGCCCCGAGAAAGACCACCAGACCCGTCCCCACCAGCATCGATGGCCCGTGGGGCACCACCGTCCCCCGCTGCGCGACACCTCGGACGACCGTCACGGCGCTCGCCGTGACCGCCGCCGCGAGGACACCTCCACCGCCGCCTGCGGCGGCCGCGAGCACCCCGAGGCTCAGTGCCAGCTTGATGTCGCCGCCCCCTGTCCCGCGGCTGACCACCCCACCGATGAGATACACCCCGGACCAGCCCAACCCGCCCAGGAGGAGCGCAGGCTCAGTCAGCAGTGCCCCCAGCGCGGCGCCGAGGGCCGCGGGCAGGGTGAGACGGTCCGGGAGGCGGCACCGTGTTTCGTCGTGAAGCACGAGCAGGACCACCCACCAGACGACGATGATGACCGCTCCCCCGAGCGGCAGAATCCCCCACACCCGTGGGACGCTACCCCAGGGACGCCTCGAGTGCGCGGCGCATGACCTCCCGGGGCGCGGGGCGACCGGTGAACTGCTCGAACTGGCCGTAGGCCTGGTGCGCGAGCATGACATGCCCGCCGACGGTGAGGTAACCGTTGGCGGCGGCCGCCACCGTCAGCGGGGTCGGCCACGGCTCGTAGATGACGTCGAGGATCGGGGCG
This sequence is a window from Corynebacterium comes. Protein-coding genes within it:
- a CDS encoding prepilin peptidase codes for the protein MWGILPLGGAVIIVVWWVVLLVLHDETRCRLPDRLTLPAALGAALGALLTEPALLLGGLGWSGVYLIGGVVSRGTGGGDIKLALSLGVLAAAAGGGGGVLAAAVTASAVTVVRGVAQRGTVVPHGPSMLVGTGLVVFLGACQGVLTSPGSPT